The Geotalea uraniireducens Rf4 genome window below encodes:
- a CDS encoding cobyric acid synthase produces the protein MTQSTLYIVGIGPGGLNHMTFEARDALERSQVVVGYKTYLDFITPLLAGKEVVSSGMMKEVDRCNEALAIAGSGKTVALVSSGDAGVYGMAGLALELAENLHDPPEIIIVPGVSAVQAAAAVLGAPLMHDFAVISLSDLLTHWDTIERRLVAAAAADFVVALYNPRSKGRTTQIESARNIMLAARSSRTPVGIVRNACRDGEEKVVTTLADMLSHHIDMFSIVIIGNSATYEDQKGRMVTPRGYETGARNEERGARSGERGTRATRENLKPRTSNLEPAAQRAVMFCGTGSDVGKSVLTAGLCRILSRRGICVAPFKSQNMALNSAVTPEGGEIGRAQAVQAEACGIPSHTDMNPVLLKPNSDTGSQIVVQGKVIGNMRVAEYNAYKPEAFVKVRESFDRLKSRFDFVVIEGAGSIAEINLKRHDIANLKVAEMAGCPVILVADIDRGGVFAQIVGTVELLEPAERAMVKGVIINKFRGDASLLKPGIDFVEGRTGLPVLGVVPYFQGFRIPDEDSVALEKRGTGDRGPGTGKDKIHVGVIKLPRISNYTDFDVLEREPDVTLRYIDSPKQLSGLDLLILPGSKSTIADLYYLMEHGLYKAIRSFSGAIMGICGGYQILGRRVLDPFNIESDIREAEGLGLLDVETTMLMKKETHQAEARLLPGIVPVAADCGEELTGYEIHMGETILGAGARPFATITLRSGKAVDVQDGAVSPDGRVFGTYLHGVFDNAGFRSAFLNRIRREKGLQEQRKVVILKDPFDLLAAHLERHVDMERLLAICGLANPEE, from the coding sequence ATGACACAGTCTACCTTATACATTGTCGGTATCGGTCCTGGCGGCCTCAACCACATGACGTTCGAAGCACGGGATGCGCTTGAGAGGTCCCAGGTGGTGGTCGGCTACAAGACCTACCTGGACTTCATCACGCCGCTTTTGGCCGGGAAAGAGGTTGTCTCTTCCGGCATGATGAAGGAAGTGGATCGCTGCAACGAGGCGCTCGCCATTGCAGGCTCGGGCAAGACGGTTGCCCTGGTTTCCAGTGGCGATGCCGGGGTTTACGGCATGGCTGGATTGGCGTTGGAGCTGGCGGAAAACCTGCATGATCCCCCCGAAATCATCATCGTTCCCGGTGTTTCGGCGGTGCAGGCGGCAGCCGCAGTTCTCGGCGCGCCGCTCATGCACGATTTTGCGGTAATATCCCTTTCAGACCTGCTTACTCACTGGGATACCATCGAACGGCGCCTTGTGGCCGCGGCTGCGGCGGATTTCGTGGTTGCCCTCTACAATCCCCGCAGCAAGGGGAGAACGACGCAGATTGAATCGGCCCGAAATATCATGCTGGCGGCCCGTTCCTCCCGCACTCCCGTCGGCATTGTGCGTAATGCCTGCCGCGACGGCGAGGAGAAGGTCGTTACGACCCTTGCAGACATGCTTTCCCACCATATCGACATGTTTTCCATAGTCATTATCGGCAATTCCGCCACCTATGAAGATCAGAAAGGGAGGATGGTAACGCCGAGGGGGTATGAGACAGGAGCGAGGAACGAGGAGCGAGGAGCTAGGAGCGGGGAACGGGGAACGAGGGCAACAAGAGAAAACCTCAAACCTCGAACCTCGAACCTCGAACCTGCCGCGCAGCGCGCCGTGATGTTCTGCGGCACCGGGTCAGATGTGGGGAAATCCGTCCTCACCGCCGGATTGTGCCGCATTCTCAGCAGGCGCGGCATCTGCGTGGCGCCGTTCAAGTCCCAGAATATGGCTCTCAACTCGGCGGTCACCCCGGAAGGGGGGGAGATCGGCCGGGCCCAGGCAGTGCAGGCCGAGGCATGCGGCATACCGTCCCATACGGACATGAACCCGGTCCTGTTGAAGCCCAACTCAGACACGGGGAGCCAGATCGTCGTCCAGGGGAAGGTGATCGGCAACATGCGGGTCGCGGAGTACAACGCCTACAAGCCGGAGGCGTTTGTCAAGGTGAGGGAGAGTTTCGACCGTCTCAAATCGCGCTTTGATTTTGTCGTCATCGAAGGGGCCGGAAGTATTGCCGAGATCAATCTGAAGCGCCACGACATTGCCAATCTGAAGGTGGCCGAGATGGCCGGCTGCCCGGTGATCCTGGTGGCGGACATCGACCGGGGAGGGGTCTTCGCCCAGATCGTCGGCACTGTCGAGCTTTTGGAGCCGGCTGAGCGGGCGATGGTCAAGGGTGTCATCATCAACAAGTTCCGCGGCGATGCTTCGCTCTTGAAGCCGGGCATCGACTTTGTGGAAGGGAGGACCGGCCTGCCGGTGCTGGGTGTGGTCCCTTATTTCCAGGGTTTCCGCATTCCGGATGAGGACAGTGTCGCCCTGGAAAAGCGTGGGACCGGGGATCGTGGACCGGGGACCGGCAAGGACAAGATCCATGTCGGCGTAATCAAGCTGCCGCGGATTTCCAATTATACCGACTTCGACGTGCTGGAGAGGGAGCCGGACGTCACACTGCGCTATATCGACAGTCCGAAGCAACTGTCCGGTCTGGACCTCCTTATCCTCCCCGGGAGCAAATCCACCATTGCCGATCTTTACTATCTGATGGAACACGGCTTGTACAAGGCGATTCGCAGCTTCAGCGGCGCGATCATGGGGATTTGCGGCGGTTACCAGATACTGGGGAGGCGGGTGCTCGATCCGTTCAACATCGAATCCGACATCAGGGAAGCCGAAGGGCTGGGCCTGCTGGATGTGGAGACGACCATGCTGATGAAGAAGGAGACCCATCAGGCCGAGGCCAGGCTTCTGCCGGGCATTGTGCCGGTTGCAGCGGATTGCGGCGAGGAACTGACTGGTTACGAAATTCACATGGGCGAAACAATCCTGGGCGCCGGGGCACGGCCGTTTGCAACGATCACCCTTCGTTCCGGCAAGGCGGTGGATGTTCAGGACGGGGCGGTTTCGCCGGACGGAAGGGTGTTCGGCACATACCTGCACGGCGTCTTCGACAACGCCGGGTTCAGATCCGCCTTTCTCAACAGGATCAGACGGGAGAAAGGGTTGCAGGAACAAAGGAAGGTCGTCATCCTGAAGGACCCCTTCGACCTGCTGGCGGCGCATCTGGAGCGGCATGTGGACATGGAGCGGCTGCTGGCGATCTGCGGCCTGGCGAATCCTGAAGAGTAG
- the cbiB gene encoding adenosylcobinamide-phosphate synthase CbiB yields MVNAWLPVTETLARSAAVIIVAVLLDLLLGDPRWLPHPVVGIGRLISFTEKALRRSIPNERAAGILLLFITVGLTYSLAYLFLRGAYGISPYLGSATAAFLAWTCLAARSLHRESRLVADALLRGDIQEARRYLSYIVGRDTAELEAPEIWRGVVETVAENTSDGVIAPLFYLMLGGPALGLAYKAVNTLDSMVGYKNERYLRFGWASARFDDLANYIPARLTGLLMVIAAPLVGLSARSAWRIMLRDGRNHSSPNSGVSEAAAAGALAVQLGGLNHYFGKPVEKPTIGDACGPLTPEAYRGAVRLMYGAEILLVAGFLVVANLCFSP; encoded by the coding sequence ATGGTGAATGCATGGTTACCCGTGACAGAAACGCTCGCCCGTAGTGCTGCCGTGATCATCGTTGCCGTTCTGCTCGATCTGCTCCTGGGCGATCCGCGCTGGCTGCCGCACCCGGTGGTCGGCATCGGCAGGCTCATCTCCTTCACGGAGAAGGCTTTGCGCCGGTCCATCCCCAACGAGCGCGCCGCTGGGATTCTCCTCCTTTTCATCACCGTCGGCCTCACCTATTCACTTGCATACCTGTTCTTGAGGGGGGCTTACGGCATAAGCCCTTACCTCGGTTCTGCAACAGCAGCGTTCCTCGCCTGGACCTGTCTGGCGGCCCGATCCCTGCACCGGGAATCCCGGCTTGTGGCGGATGCCCTCTTAAGGGGAGATATTCAGGAGGCGCGCCGTTACCTCTCCTATATCGTCGGCCGGGACACGGCGGAGCTGGAGGCGCCGGAGATTTGGCGCGGGGTGGTGGAAACCGTGGCGGAAAATACCTCCGACGGGGTCATCGCCCCCCTTTTCTATCTGATGCTTGGCGGCCCTGCCCTCGGGCTGGCCTACAAGGCGGTCAATACCCTCGATTCCATGGTCGGCTACAAAAACGAGCGTTACCTCCGCTTCGGCTGGGCATCGGCCCGCTTCGACGATCTGGCGAATTACATCCCTGCCCGACTTACCGGTTTGCTGATGGTGATCGCTGCGCCGCTTGTCGGCCTGTCTGCTCGCAGTGCCTGGCGCATTATGCTGCGAGACGGACGCAATCACTCTTCCCCCAACAGCGGCGTTTCAGAGGCGGCTGCCGCCGGGGCGCTAGCTGTGCAACTGGGGGGGCTCAACCATTATTTCGGCAAACCGGTTGAGAAACCGACCATCGGCGATGCGTGCGGGCCGCTGACGCCGGAAGCCTACCGGGGAGCAGTGCGGCTCATGTACGGCGCCGAAATCCTGCTGGTGGCGGGATTCCTGGTAGTTGCGAATCTCTGTTTCTCTCCGTAG
- the cobD gene encoding threonine-phosphate decarboxylase CobD, translated as MKNFDHGGNVFAVARSLGVRPEEILDFSASINPLGMAPVVKEALLSSLDRLMHYPDSDAVELSRAVAAFHGLDEASICVSNGSTELIYLLPRLVKGKRALIVAPAFSEYANALAREGWEIAYLDLAAHDGFSLSLQALEERLAEGFDALFLCNPGNPTGKLLPPATIEKVCALCRSNGTFLVLDEAFMDFCEEESAKHLIVKGGGVVLRSLTKFFAIPGLRLGYALGSASVIAGLAALREPWSVNTPAQAAGIAALSDHDYRQRTMRFVAAERAFLAAGLAALAGCKPYPAAANYLLVEIKGGPSAADLRERLLGRGILIRDCSTFHGLDDRFFRVAVRGREENERLVEQLAKVLRL; from the coding sequence ATGAAAAACTTCGATCATGGCGGTAATGTCTTTGCCGTTGCCCGTTCCCTGGGGGTCAGGCCGGAAGAGATTCTCGATTTTTCCGCCAGCATCAACCCGCTCGGGATGGCGCCGGTGGTGAAGGAGGCGCTCCTTTCTTCTCTTGATCGGCTCATGCACTACCCTGACAGCGATGCCGTGGAACTGAGCCGGGCCGTGGCTGCGTTCCACGGCCTTGACGAAGCGTCTATCTGCGTGTCAAACGGCTCAACGGAACTCATCTACCTGCTCCCCCGCCTGGTCAAGGGGAAGCGGGCGCTTATCGTCGCCCCTGCCTTTTCCGAATATGCGAATGCTTTGGCGCGGGAGGGGTGGGAGATTGCCTATCTCGACCTTGCAGCGCATGACGGATTCAGCCTGTCGCTTCAGGCGCTGGAAGAACGCCTTGCGGAAGGCTTCGACGCCCTGTTCCTCTGCAACCCCGGCAATCCCACCGGTAAACTGCTGCCCCCTGCGACCATTGAAAAGGTTTGTGCCCTCTGTCGCTCGAACGGAACCTTCCTGGTTTTGGACGAGGCGTTCATGGATTTCTGCGAAGAGGAGTCGGCCAAACATCTCATCGTCAAAGGGGGGGGAGTGGTGCTGCGCTCCCTGACAAAGTTCTTTGCCATCCCCGGTTTGCGGCTCGGCTACGCCCTTGGTTCCGCGTCGGTCATTGCCGGTCTGGCGGCACTGCGCGAGCCTTGGAGCGTCAACACCCCCGCCCAGGCAGCCGGTATCGCTGCACTGTCCGACCACGATTACCGGCAGCGCACCATGCGGTTTGTGGCCGCGGAACGCGCTTTTCTTGCCGCAGGCCTTGCCGCTTTAGCCGGTTGCAAGCCTTATCCGGCGGCTGCAAATTACCTGCTGGTGGAGATCAAAGGGGGGCCTTCCGCTGCTGACCTCAGGGAGAGGCTTCTTGGCCGTGGCATCCTGATACGCGACTGCTCAACCTTTCACGGTCTCGATGACCGCTTTTTCAGGGTTGCGGTGCGCGGACGCGAGGAAAACGAACGACTTGTCGAGCAGTTGGCGAAAGTGTTGCGGCTATAG
- a CDS encoding PilZ-like domain-containing protein yields MTEHIPNYSEYFHINQRIKIELPLGSNQFFHEWAVISSISKNLFAICLSRDMLPHNIQLKSGEPLSIRAGSRGQGYRCKAVIEHDDSCENLTIKLTGPVVSDELRSYFRLDTSISMEYSPETPEQSWEVPRNRCITGHNTTEYGDISVSMAYPLAFHNPFVMEQENVVGKVPATEPLIINISGGGIRAELQEELQAGTRLNLAFRLPHPQPELVPAVAEVVYCQPSTWRSNYRYIAGMRYISIHERNRDRIIKYVCSEEIKKIRSCNKDFHSLPVR; encoded by the coding sequence ATGACTGAGCATATCCCTAATTATTCCGAGTATTTCCATATCAACCAGCGCATTAAGATTGAACTGCCTCTGGGCAGCAACCAGTTCTTTCACGAATGGGCCGTCATCAGCTCGATCAGTAAAAATCTGTTCGCCATCTGCTTATCGAGGGACATGCTCCCGCACAATATCCAGCTGAAAAGCGGCGAGCCCTTGTCTATCAGGGCAGGTAGTCGCGGTCAAGGTTACCGCTGTAAAGCTGTCATCGAGCATGATGACAGTTGCGAAAACCTCACCATTAAACTCACCGGTCCCGTGGTTTCCGATGAACTGAGATCATATTTCCGGCTCGACACATCAATCAGCATGGAGTATTCCCCGGAAACGCCGGAACAAAGCTGGGAGGTGCCACGCAACAGGTGTATTACCGGCCACAATACAACCGAATACGGCGACATTTCCGTTTCCATGGCATACCCTCTTGCCTTCCATAACCCATTTGTCATGGAACAAGAAAATGTCGTCGGCAAAGTACCTGCAACAGAGCCTCTCATCATCAACATCAGCGGCGGCGGCATCAGGGCCGAGCTTCAGGAAGAACTGCAAGCCGGCACCCGGCTCAACCTGGCCTTCCGTTTGCCGCACCCGCAACCGGAACTTGTGCCGGCGGTGGCCGAGGTGGTTTACTGTCAACCCTCTACCTGGCGCTCGAACTATCGCTATATCGCCGGCATGAGATATATCAGCATCCACGAAAGAAATCGCGACCGTATAATAAAGTATGTCTGCAGCGAAGAGATCAAGAAAATCCGGAGCTGCAACAAGGACTTTCATTCCCTCCCCGTCCGTTAA
- a CDS encoding Fur family transcriptional regulator, translated as MYDQHCQALKGLKLKATPKRLAILSLLAEESAYVSPEEIWRKLQGKFGRLGLPTVYRNLEELASGGVISKVIHPNRQLYYYFCPNRHHHHHFICIACRKVEDIDFCGMDEIAKNISGTVLSHIVQVNGLCHTCSNQQEGVAL; from the coding sequence ATGTACGACCAACACTGTCAGGCGCTAAAGGGGCTGAAGCTGAAGGCCACGCCGAAAAGGCTGGCCATTCTCAGTCTGCTGGCAGAGGAATCCGCTTACGTCAGTCCGGAAGAGATCTGGCGCAAGCTTCAGGGAAAGTTCGGCCGGCTCGGCCTGCCGACAGTCTACCGCAACCTGGAGGAACTGGCTTCGGGAGGGGTCATCAGCAAGGTAATACACCCCAACCGCCAGCTCTATTACTATTTTTGCCCGAACCGCCACCATCACCACCATTTCATCTGCATCGCCTGCAGAAAGGTCGAAGACATCGATTTTTGCGGCATGGACGAGATTGCAAAAAACATCAGCGGCACGGTGTTGTCCCATATCGTTCAAGTGAACGGTCTCTGCCACACTTGTTCGAATCAACAGGAAGGGGTAGCCCTATGA
- a CDS encoding metal ABC transporter substrate-binding protein: MRRWFMAALVLPVAISLCTACHKREQGGAPGKLKVVTTLFPLYDFAKQIGGNKADVSLLLPPGMEPHSFEPKPDDMVRVNRADLFIFTNKYMEPWAAQIVGALDNKKILVVDTSRGVKLLKAGSEAATGHEDDAHGHEAGGVDPHMWLDFDNARLMVDNMLAGFVARDPANREYYSANAAAYKAQLAALDQRFKAGLSQCDKREFLHGGHFAFGYLAKRYGLRYQSAYAVNADAEPTAAKLADLVKQMRSYGLKYVYTEELLNPRVAETIARETGAGLLHLHGAHNISKEDLDRGVTFISLMEDNLKNLRIGLQCR, encoded by the coding sequence ATGAGACGATGGTTCATGGCCGCGCTTGTGCTGCCGGTGGCAATAAGCCTCTGCACGGCTTGCCATAAGCGGGAGCAAGGGGGAGCACCGGGAAAATTGAAGGTGGTCACTACCCTCTTTCCCCTGTACGATTTTGCGAAACAGATCGGCGGCAACAAGGCTGACGTGAGTCTGCTGCTTCCACCCGGCATGGAGCCCCACAGCTTCGAGCCCAAGCCCGATGACATGGTCAGGGTCAACCGGGCCGACCTGTTCATTTTTACCAACAAATACATGGAGCCGTGGGCAGCGCAGATTGTCGGCGCTCTGGACAACAAGAAAATCCTGGTGGTCGATACCAGCCGTGGAGTGAAGCTGCTCAAGGCTGGGAGCGAAGCGGCTACCGGTCACGAGGACGATGCCCACGGCCACGAGGCCGGAGGGGTGGACCCCCACATGTGGCTTGATTTCGACAATGCCCGCCTCATGGTCGATAACATGCTCGCCGGCTTTGTCGCCAGGGACCCGGCCAACCGGGAGTATTACTCCGCCAATGCCGCTGCTTACAAGGCGCAACTGGCCGCCCTGGACCAGCGCTTCAAGGCGGGTCTTTCACAATGCGACAAAAGAGAGTTTCTCCATGGCGGCCACTTTGCCTTCGGCTATCTGGCAAAGCGCTACGGCCTTCGTTATCAATCGGCGTATGCGGTAAATGCCGACGCCGAACCGACCGCAGCCAAGCTGGCTGATCTTGTCAAGCAGATGCGGAGCTACGGCCTGAAATACGTTTATACCGAGGAACTGCTCAACCCGAGGGTCGCTGAGACCATAGCCCGGGAAACCGGCGCCGGCCTTCTCCATCTGCACGGAGCCCACAACATCAGCAAGGAGGACCTCGATCGAGGGGTAACGTTCATCTCCCTGATGGAGGATAATCTGAAAAACTTGAGGATTGGACTGCAATGCCGATAG
- a CDS encoding metal ABC transporter ATP-binding protein, with amino-acid sequence MPIEALSVQGLFSGYQGADVLQDISFTVMPGDYVGVVGPNGSGKSTLIKTILGLLEPERGSITLFGTPFSSFRDWRRIGYLPQGLQFFNPHFPATVAEIVRLGRLAGKKFPKRFDKNDQVAVERTLHWMDICSIKDKLIGELSGGLRQRVLLARALVNEPELLVLDEPTTALDPETREHFYQLIYDMNRERKTTVILVTHDTGTIGRYASRLLYLDKRLVFYGGFDDFCMSAEMTGFFGEHAQHVVCHRH; translated from the coding sequence ATGCCGATAGAAGCGCTGTCAGTGCAAGGGCTTTTTTCAGGATACCAAGGCGCCGATGTCCTGCAGGATATCTCGTTTACGGTCATGCCGGGCGATTATGTCGGCGTTGTCGGGCCGAATGGCTCCGGCAAGAGCACCCTGATCAAGACGATTCTCGGCCTGCTCGAACCGGAGCGCGGCTCGATAACGCTTTTCGGCACCCCCTTCAGCAGCTTCCGCGACTGGCGCCGGATCGGCTACCTCCCCCAGGGGTTGCAGTTTTTCAACCCGCATTTCCCTGCCACGGTTGCCGAGATTGTGCGGCTCGGCAGGCTTGCGGGGAAGAAATTCCCGAAGCGTTTCGACAAAAACGATCAGGTTGCGGTTGAGCGTACCCTGCACTGGATGGATATTTGCAGCATCAAAGACAAGCTGATCGGCGAGCTGTCGGGCGGGTTGCGGCAACGGGTCCTCCTTGCCAGGGCCCTCGTCAACGAACCGGAGCTCCTGGTTCTGGACGAACCGACAACCGCCCTCGATCCCGAAACGAGGGAACATTTTTACCAGCTGATCTATGACATGAACCGGGAGCGGAAAACGACGGTCATCCTCGTCACCCACGACACCGGCACCATCGGCCGATACGCGTCGCGGCTTCTCTATCTGGACAAGCGGCTCGTTTTTTACGGCGGATTCGACGATTTCTGCATGTCGGCGGAAATGACCGGTTTTTTCGGCGAACACGCCCAACATGTGGTCTGTCACAGGCATTAA
- a CDS encoding metal ABC transporter permease yields MDIGEILSYGFLQRALVAGSLIAVLCSVLGVFLVLRRLSLIGDGLAHVTFGSVALALFLGFHSALTTVAAIPCVLLASLGVLRLTEKAKIYGDTAIGIVSSLGIAIGVLLASMAGGFNVDLFSYLFGNILSISTTELLISAGLFLVVLVSVALNYNELFAITFDEELAKSAGISTKRINSILVLLTALTVVLAMKVVGIMLISALLILPAVSALQLAKGFKTAILLAALIGMGTVIIGIFASFVMNLPTGATIVLVNFVLFALTFVIKTLRR; encoded by the coding sequence ATGGACATTGGTGAAATTCTCAGTTACGGATTTTTACAGCGGGCGCTGGTCGCCGGCTCGCTGATTGCCGTGCTCTGCTCCGTTCTGGGGGTTTTTCTGGTGTTGCGCCGTCTTTCCCTGATCGGCGACGGCCTGGCCCATGTCACCTTCGGCAGCGTCGCCCTGGCACTCTTTCTCGGGTTCCATTCGGCACTTACGACCGTCGCTGCCATCCCCTGCGTGCTTCTTGCATCCCTGGGGGTCCTCAGGCTGACGGAAAAGGCGAAAATCTACGGCGATACGGCCATCGGCATCGTCTCTTCTCTGGGGATCGCCATCGGCGTGCTGCTGGCGAGCATGGCCGGAGGCTTCAATGTCGATCTCTTCAGTTACCTGTTCGGCAACATCCTCTCCATCAGCACCACGGAACTGCTGATTTCAGCCGGACTCTTCCTCGTGGTCCTTGTTTCTGTGGCGTTAAACTACAACGAACTGTTCGCCATCACCTTCGATGAGGAGCTGGCCAAAAGCGCCGGCATCAGTACCAAACGGATCAATTCGATCCTGGTACTGTTGACCGCGCTCACCGTAGTGCTGGCTATGAAGGTGGTGGGCATCATGCTGATTTCGGCGCTGCTGATTCTTCCAGCGGTTTCAGCCCTGCAACTGGCCAAGGGCTTTAAGACGGCGATTTTGCTGGCAGCCTTAATCGGCATGGGAACGGTGATAATCGGCATATTCGCATCCTTCGTCATGAATCTTCCCACCGGTGCGACGATCGTTCTTGTTAATTTTGTGCTCTTTGCCCTCACCTTCGTCATCAAGACGCTCCGGCGATAA
- a CDS encoding response regulator, producing MSSHQAVTILLVEDDAGHARLIEKNLHRAGVSNEIIHLDDGQKAVDFLFNEGRYANGANLVPLLILLDLNMPVLDGYQVLSRIKADERTKRIPVVMLTTTDNPQEIAKCYELGCNIYVTKPVEYESFSEAIRNLGLFLSIVKVPDEP from the coding sequence ATGTCTAGTCATCAGGCCGTAACAATACTTCTCGTGGAAGATGACGCGGGTCATGCCCGACTTATCGAAAAAAACCTGCATCGGGCCGGCGTTTCCAACGAGATCATTCACCTGGACGACGGCCAGAAGGCGGTAGACTTTCTCTTCAACGAGGGGCGCTATGCCAACGGCGCAAACCTTGTGCCGCTCCTCATCCTCCTTGATCTGAATATGCCGGTTTTGGACGGATATCAGGTCCTGAGCCGGATCAAGGCGGATGAACGGACGAAACGCATCCCGGTGGTCATGCTGACAACGACCGATAACCCGCAAGAGATCGCCAAGTGCTACGAACTGGGGTGCAACATCTATGTCACCAAGCCGGTCGAATATGAAAGTTTCTCCGAGGCGATCCGCAATCTCGGACTGTTTCTCTCCATTGTTAAAGTTCCCGACGAGCCGTAA
- a CDS encoding diguanylate cyclase domain-containing protein — MAAVTSAHILYMEDDAGLARLLQKSLQRLGHSVDIADNGEAGLAMVAKGRYDLVLVDYNMPVCGGMDVLRFMTAKRGLPPVIMVTGNGNERVAVEALKLGATDYIVKDVDMGYLELLPIIIGQVLEKEQLIREREQMFLAVQESEERYRKLVELSPDGIAIHQEGRFVFVNPTGMEILGVRESEELLGREILEFVHPNFHQAVRERVELLAKSGKELPLTEEKFLRLDGTEVDVEVVTLPFTFNGEPACQAIFRDITERKLAKERLEYMANFDALTALPNRTLFFDRLGQVLFRAKRYQELFALLFLDLDRFKQVNDTFGHDIGDRLLGEVADRLIACLRESDTVARMGGDEFTVILSRIADMQDAESVACKIITTLAAPFCLQGHECTIGASIGISIFPCDSLDPESLLKMADTAMYQAKENGRNTFSFYSDGLQPVAC, encoded by the coding sequence GTGGCAGCAGTAACTTCAGCGCACATTCTTTACATGGAAGACGATGCAGGGTTGGCCAGGCTGTTACAGAAGAGTTTGCAGCGGCTGGGCCACAGTGTCGACATTGCCGATAACGGCGAGGCTGGTTTGGCGATGGTGGCAAAGGGGCGCTACGACCTTGTGCTGGTCGATTACAACATGCCGGTCTGCGGCGGGATGGATGTGCTCCGCTTCATGACGGCAAAGAGAGGTCTCCCGCCGGTCATCATGGTGACCGGCAACGGTAATGAAAGGGTCGCCGTAGAGGCGCTGAAGCTGGGGGCTACCGATTATATCGTAAAAGATGTGGATATGGGCTACCTGGAACTGTTGCCGATAATCATCGGACAGGTGCTGGAGAAGGAGCAGCTTATCCGGGAAAGGGAGCAGATGTTCCTTGCCGTTCAGGAGAGCGAGGAGAGGTATCGAAAGCTCGTTGAACTTTCACCGGACGGGATTGCCATCCACCAGGAGGGGCGGTTTGTGTTCGTCAATCCGACGGGAATGGAGATTCTCGGGGTCAGAGAAAGTGAGGAATTGCTCGGGAGGGAGATCCTTGAATTTGTTCACCCGAACTTTCATCAGGCAGTTCGGGAAAGGGTCGAGCTACTGGCCAAGAGCGGCAAGGAACTGCCGCTCACCGAAGAGAAATTCCTCCGTCTGGACGGGACGGAGGTCGATGTGGAGGTTGTCACGCTCCCGTTTACCTTCAATGGGGAACCGGCATGCCAGGCGATCTTCCGCGACATCACCGAGCGGAAACTGGCCAAGGAACGGCTTGAATATATGGCTAATTTCGATGCTTTGACCGCCCTCCCCAACCGCACGCTGTTTTTTGACCGTCTCGGTCAGGTACTGTTCCGTGCCAAACGGTATCAGGAGCTGTTTGCACTGCTGTTTCTCGACCTGGACCGGTTCAAGCAGGTCAATGATACATTCGGCCACGATATCGGGGACAGGCTGCTCGGAGAAGTCGCCGACAGGCTGATCGCCTGTCTGCGCGAGTCGGATACGGTGGCAAGGATGGGCGGTGACGAATTCACCGTCATCCTGTCCAGAATTGCCGATATGCAGGACGCTGAATCGGTTGCCTGCAAGATCATAACGACCCTGGCCGCGCCGTTTTGCTTGCAAGGGCATGAGTGTACTATCGGCGCCAGTATCGGTATCAGTATTTTTCCCTGCGACAGCCTTGACCCGGAATCGCTCCTGAAAATGGCCGATACCGCCATGTATCAGGCCAAGGAGAACGGTCGCAATACCTTCAGTTTTTACAGCGACGGTCTGCAGCCGGTTGCTTGCTGA